The following are encoded in a window of Actinomyces oris genomic DNA:
- a CDS encoding helix-turn-helix domain-containing protein, with protein sequence MPHRNAPLTPQGRYRFVMRVQAGRPIAHVAAEAGIARATLSKWVARYRQGGISELEGRSSAPFHCPARTSAEMVDLIEHWRLTCE encoded by the coding sequence ATGCCCCACCGTAACGCTCCTTTGACGCCTCAGGGCCGCTACCGGTTCGTGATGCGTGTCCAGGCCGGTCGCCCCATCGCTCATGTAGCGGCTGAAGCCGGTATCGCTCGTGCCACGCTGTCGAAGTGGGTCGCTCGTTACCGCCAAGGAGGAATCTCGGAGCTTGAGGGCCGTTCCAGTGCCCCGTTCCACTGCCCCGCCCGCACCAGCGCCGAGATGGTGGACCTCATCGAGCACTGGCGCCTTACCTGCGAGTGA
- a CDS encoding NB-ARC domain-containing protein translates to MSPTVRVGETSALVSNLVNQLVQRLAADDAPERLVVGFAGAPGSGKSTIAEQLVTELKAADIFAGLVAMDGFHLSNAVLDELGRRNRKGAPDTFDVEGYLTILDRVRADGAPRVLAPVYRRDLHEAVAAGSIVSGTGVVVTEGNYLALETRGWGAARERIDLLIHIDVPEEVLVPRLINRHEDFGKNPIAAGHWVRTVDLPNARLIATSVHRCDEVWRDPEDDDESDVVNCADDADDDLE, encoded by the coding sequence ATGAGTCCCACGGTTCGGGTGGGCGAGACCTCCGCCCTTGTCAGCAACCTCGTCAACCAGCTCGTACAGCGGTTGGCGGCCGACGACGCGCCTGAACGCCTCGTCGTCGGGTTCGCAGGTGCTCCCGGTTCGGGAAAATCAACGATTGCCGAGCAGCTGGTGACCGAGCTCAAAGCGGCGGACATCTTCGCCGGGCTGGTCGCCATGGACGGCTTCCACCTGTCCAACGCCGTCCTGGACGAGCTGGGGCGCCGCAACCGCAAGGGTGCGCCGGACACCTTCGATGTCGAGGGCTACCTGACGATCCTGGACCGAGTGCGGGCCGACGGCGCCCCTCGGGTCCTCGCCCCGGTGTACCGGCGCGATCTGCACGAGGCCGTGGCAGCCGGGAGCATCGTCAGCGGCACCGGCGTCGTCGTGACCGAGGGCAACTACCTCGCACTGGAGACGCGCGGTTGGGGTGCGGCGCGTGAGCGGATCGACCTGCTCATCCACATCGACGTGCCCGAGGAGGTGCTCGTGCCGCGGCTCATCAACCGGCACGAAGACTTCGGTAAGAACCCAATCGCGGCCGGCCACTGGGTGCGCACCGTGGACCTGCCCAATGCTCGCCTCATCGCCACAAGCGTCCACCGCTGCGACGAGGTCTGGCGTGACCCCGAGGACGACGACGAGTCCGACGTCGTCAACTGTGCCGACGACGCCGACGACGACCTCGAGTAG
- a CDS encoding DUF5979 domain-containing protein, whose translation MSKIPAPRALRAPVRATGALLLLVVMVAAMLTVLPMQARAAINPKITVSDLSLTPSNAIGEEDPSKTAIQSGDYLKLKFSWDASKAKAKSGDSFEIALPEQVRSKDKLTEPMMLNHDGVSTKVGECSVAERTITCTFNSELDKIVAQGFKDLRGNGASLVVANGASDLPNLPVKANGADTTVAVPGGKIAPYVEGPYKPEKVTKWASDLNVDSDKIAWQLIFGPDQIKAALEENGQSLSVDGKTRSTIMFTDELGPGQKYVADKAKWRLETGTAEGKNASSVQLTDAAGTDQNTSAGDFDLDVTFNGDVAFIKVTGPFAPRSNYIVRYESTPETGNGKVQPGVRYKNDATALGTSLRGSYAVHYASSFSINVEMKPGFGGFEITKLLTGTQTGKVPADTTFKVSVHYDLPGGAKASAYPDWKAPGTLNQEGTGGDLEMTLGIGAKTVFKDIFPVGTVLTFNEDPTNASATPEGVVWGKPAFMVNGQSASTATIADQELTPVTLSNSADAVPVDHGDFTITKALAGEGDFSNSTFLFTYSCTDNTTGFLMVKGGKTSEHSEEVQAGSTCTVTEITDSAFRAGYTLTAPEPQTVAIIKDQTAEVTMTNTYTKAKGSFSVTNTVKGAEVGDKEFTFTYTCDNGQKGDLKVKADGTAVNGPELPVGTECTIEQDVDKAQVDGYTLKAPASQKVTIGEKVLDLKFLGSYASLTVPSPTPSADATAKPSAEPSAAPSAAPTEKPAADASADPNVKPSAEASAKPSAEASAVPADKPAADASADPNAKPSAEATAAPADKPAADASADPNAKPSADANGDPNAKPTADANGEPSAKPTADATATPSAEPTATPSASAGSDVNGDPNADVNGDPNAKPSADASSSTAAGDSSSAGAPAPGTSTSSAAPNAAPGAPGGSAGGPLASTGARIGLPLGIAVVAVMGGALLVSRRRA comes from the coding sequence GTGTCAAAGATCCCTGCCCCCAGAGCGCTCAGAGCGCCTGTGCGTGCCACAGGTGCTCTCCTCCTGCTCGTGGTGATGGTTGCTGCGATGCTGACGGTCCTGCCCATGCAGGCCCGAGCCGCCATCAACCCGAAGATCACTGTCTCCGACCTGTCACTGACCCCCTCCAACGCCATCGGCGAGGAGGACCCGAGCAAGACCGCGATCCAGAGCGGTGACTACCTCAAGCTGAAGTTCAGCTGGGATGCCAGCAAGGCCAAGGCCAAGAGTGGGGACTCCTTCGAGATCGCACTGCCCGAGCAGGTCCGCAGCAAGGACAAGCTCACCGAGCCGATGATGCTCAACCACGATGGCGTCAGCACGAAGGTGGGTGAGTGCTCGGTGGCTGAGCGCACGATCACCTGCACCTTCAACAGTGAGCTCGACAAGATCGTCGCCCAGGGCTTCAAGGACCTGCGTGGAAACGGGGCGTCGCTGGTGGTGGCTAACGGGGCCTCAGATCTGCCCAACCTGCCGGTCAAGGCCAACGGTGCGGACACTACTGTGGCCGTTCCCGGCGGGAAGATTGCCCCCTACGTCGAGGGCCCCTACAAGCCGGAGAAGGTCACCAAGTGGGCCAGCGACCTGAATGTCGACTCCGACAAGATTGCCTGGCAGCTGATCTTCGGCCCCGACCAGATCAAGGCGGCGCTGGAGGAGAACGGCCAGTCTCTGAGCGTGGACGGCAAGACACGTTCGACCATCATGTTCACCGACGAGCTCGGCCCCGGGCAGAAGTACGTTGCCGACAAGGCGAAGTGGAGGCTGGAGACCGGCACCGCTGAGGGTAAGAACGCCAGTTCCGTCCAGCTCACGGACGCTGCCGGAACGGACCAGAACACCAGCGCGGGCGACTTCGACCTCGATGTCACCTTCAACGGCGACGTCGCCTTCATCAAGGTGACCGGTCCCTTCGCGCCGCGTAGCAACTACATCGTCCGCTACGAGTCGACTCCTGAGACCGGCAACGGCAAGGTGCAGCCCGGTGTGCGGTACAAGAATGACGCCACCGCGCTGGGAACCAGCTTGCGGGGCTCCTACGCGGTGCACTACGCCTCGTCCTTCTCCATCAACGTCGAGATGAAGCCCGGATTCGGTGGATTCGAGATCACCAAGCTCCTCACCGGAACGCAGACCGGCAAGGTGCCGGCGGACACCACCTTCAAGGTCAGTGTCCACTACGACCTGCCCGGCGGTGCGAAGGCCAGCGCCTACCCGGACTGGAAGGCCCCGGGCACTCTCAACCAGGAGGGTACTGGTGGTGACCTCGAGATGACCCTCGGCATCGGTGCGAAGACCGTGTTCAAGGACATCTTCCCCGTTGGAACGGTCCTCACATTCAACGAGGACCCCACGAATGCCTCGGCTACTCCCGAAGGTGTCGTTTGGGGCAAGCCGGCCTTCATGGTGAACGGTCAGAGCGCCAGCACCGCGACCATCGCGGACCAGGAGCTCACACCCGTGACACTGAGCAACTCCGCTGACGCCGTGCCCGTGGATCACGGTGACTTCACGATCACGAAGGCCCTGGCCGGCGAGGGCGACTTCAGCAACTCCACCTTCCTGTTCACCTACAGCTGCACTGACAACACCACGGGCTTCCTGATGGTGAAGGGCGGGAAGACCTCGGAGCACTCCGAGGAGGTCCAGGCGGGCTCGACCTGCACCGTCACCGAGATCACCGACTCCGCCTTCCGTGCGGGATACACGCTGACCGCCCCGGAGCCGCAGACCGTCGCCATCATCAAGGATCAGACGGCTGAGGTGACGATGACCAACACCTACACGAAGGCCAAGGGCTCGTTCTCGGTGACCAACACAGTCAAGGGCGCCGAGGTCGGGGACAAGGAGTTCACCTTCACCTACACCTGCGACAACGGGCAGAAGGGCGACCTCAAGGTCAAGGCCGATGGCACGGCAGTGAACGGTCCGGAGCTGCCCGTGGGCACTGAGTGCACCATTGAGCAGGACGTGGACAAGGCTCAGGTCGACGGGTACACCCTCAAGGCCCCCGCGTCTCAGAAGGTGACTATTGGCGAGAAGGTGCTGGACCTGAAGTTCCTCGGCTCCTACGCCTCTCTCACCGTGCCGTCGCCGACGCCGAGCGCTGACGCGACTGCGAAGCCTTCCGCCGAGCCGAGTGCTGCGCCGAGTGCCGCTCCGACTGAGAAGCCGGCCGCTGACGCCAGCGCAGACCCGAACGTGAAGCCCAGTGCTGAGGCGAGCGCCAAGCCGAGTGCTGAGGCGAGCGCTGTCCCGGCGGACAAGCCCGCTGCTGACGCTAGTGCGGACCCGAACGCCAAGCCCAGCGCCGAGGCCACTGCCGCTCCGGCGGACAAGCCGGCCGCTGACGCTAGTGCGGACCCGAACGCCAAGCCCAGTGCTGACGCGAACGGGGACCCGAACGCCAAGCCGACCGCCGACGCGAACGGGGAGCCGAGCGCCAAGCCGACCGCGGACGCGACTGCTACGCCGAGCGCCGAGCCGACCGCTACGCCGAGCGCCAGTGCTGGCTCTGACGTGAACGGGGACCCGAATGCTGACGTGAACGGGGACCCGAACGCCAAGCCCAGCGCTGACGCGAGCAGCTCCACCGCTGCGGGTGACTCGTCGTCGGCCGGTGCGCCTGCGCCGGGGACGTCCACCAGCTCGGCGGCGCCGAATGCGGCTCCGGGAGCGCCCGGCGGTTCCGCGGGCGGTCCGCTGGCCAGCACCGGTGCCAGGATCGGTCTGCCTCTGGGCATCGCCGTGGTCGCCGTGATGGGAGGGGCTCTGCTGGTGAGCCGCCGCCGCGCCTGA
- a CDS encoding DUF1269 domain-containing protein, whose product MTDQSVVVITFTESSKAYEVLSDLRQASAEGRIDIVSALIAEREEDGHLHMAEGSDATIGEDTATGGLIGLIVGLLGGPLGMLLGWGAGSVIGSLSDIDHADKRETILGDLSARVAPGTTAILAQVSEVTPEVLDNISTKLGGTVARRPVSEVLAELEAAEAAAEAADREARRTIRDKRREERKEAWDKRVADLKEHFKR is encoded by the coding sequence TTGACTGACCAGAGCGTAGTCGTCATTACCTTCACCGAGTCCTCCAAGGCGTACGAAGTTCTCAGTGACCTCCGCCAAGCCTCCGCGGAAGGGAGGATCGACATCGTCTCAGCACTCATCGCGGAACGCGAGGAGGACGGACACCTGCACATGGCGGAGGGATCGGACGCGACGATCGGCGAGGACACGGCAACTGGGGGCCTCATCGGCCTGATTGTCGGTCTGCTCGGCGGCCCACTCGGCATGCTCCTGGGATGGGGTGCAGGTTCCGTTATCGGAAGCCTGAGCGACATCGACCATGCTGACAAGCGTGAGACCATCCTCGGCGACCTCAGCGCCCGCGTCGCTCCCGGAACAACGGCCATCCTCGCCCAGGTATCTGAGGTGACGCCCGAGGTGCTTGACAACATCTCAACGAAGTTGGGTGGAACTGTGGCCCGCCGCCCCGTCTCCGAGGTGCTGGCCGAACTCGAGGCCGCCGAAGCAGCTGCAGAAGCAGCGGATCGCGAGGCACGCCGTACCATTCGCGACAAACGCCGCGAAGAGCGCAAAGAAGCATGGGACAAGCGAGTCGCTGATCTCAAGGAGCACTTCAAGCGCTGA
- a CDS encoding type II toxin-antitoxin system HicA family toxin: MKVRELNRRIEALGGVMTRQRGSHRRYEVVSAEGVRAFTVVPQHAGEVPVGTLAAIDRDLAPVLGKGWTRR; this comes from the coding sequence GTGAAGGTGCGTGAGCTCAACCGACGGATCGAGGCGCTGGGTGGTGTCATGACTCGTCAACGTGGTTCGCATCGACGGTACGAGGTGGTGTCGGCCGAGGGGGTTCGGGCCTTCACTGTTGTTCCTCAACATGCTGGAGAGGTGCCGGTGGGAACGCTGGCTGCGATCGATCGCGACCTTGCGCCGGTCCTCGGGAAAGGGTGGACAAGACGATGA
- the efeU gene encoding iron uptake transporter permease EfeU encodes MFLANLLIALREGLEAALVVSIIVAYLVKADRRDALPKLWLGVGLAALIPLVAGAIMTWGPKTLTFQAQEILGGTLSFVAVGMVTWMIFWMGKNARELKGELEGSLSKSLSAGSSGWGVVWIAVVAVGREGVETALFVWATVRSSIESSTMQTTAGVITGLVLAIVLGVLIYQGAVRINLRVFFAVTGYFLVVVAAGIVAYGVGDLQEANVLPGFTNHAWDLSRYLPDGASPFHWLYVLLQAMFQFNLQPTVLQVVGWWVYIVPTLVLLTLQITGRWSSPARAVEATPAAASAEESDVEEPADAVATP; translated from the coding sequence GTGTTTCTCGCCAACCTGCTCATCGCCCTGAGGGAGGGCCTGGAGGCGGCGCTCGTTGTCAGCATCATCGTCGCCTACCTCGTCAAGGCCGACCGCCGCGATGCCCTGCCCAAGCTGTGGCTCGGGGTCGGGCTGGCGGCGCTGATCCCGCTGGTCGCCGGCGCCATCATGACCTGGGGCCCCAAGACCCTCACCTTCCAGGCCCAGGAGATCCTCGGCGGCACCCTGTCCTTCGTCGCCGTCGGCATGGTGACCTGGATGATCTTCTGGATGGGGAAGAACGCCCGTGAGCTCAAGGGCGAGCTGGAGGGGTCGCTGTCCAAGTCCCTGTCCGCAGGCAGCTCCGGCTGGGGCGTCGTCTGGATCGCCGTCGTCGCCGTCGGGCGCGAGGGAGTCGAGACCGCCCTGTTCGTGTGGGCCACCGTGCGCTCCAGCATCGAGAGCTCCACCATGCAGACGACGGCGGGCGTCATTACCGGCCTCGTCCTGGCCATCGTGCTGGGTGTCCTCATCTACCAGGGCGCCGTGCGCATCAACCTGCGCGTCTTCTTCGCCGTGACCGGCTACTTCCTCGTCGTCGTCGCCGCCGGCATCGTCGCCTACGGCGTCGGTGACCTGCAGGAGGCGAATGTTCTTCCCGGCTTCACGAACCACGCCTGGGACCTGTCCCGCTACCTGCCCGACGGCGCCTCGCCCTTCCACTGGCTCTACGTGCTGCTCCAGGCCATGTTCCAGTTCAACCTCCAGCCCACCGTCCTGCAGGTCGTGGGCTGGTGGGTCTACATCGTCCCGACCCTGGTTCTCCTCACCCTTCAGATTACGGGCCGATGGTCCTCGCCCGCGCGCGCAGTCGAGGCCACCCCGGCGGCCGCGAGCGCCGAGGAGTCCGACGTCGAGGAGCCCGCCGACGCCGTCGCGACCCCCTGA
- a CDS encoding LssY C-terminal domain-containing protein, with the protein MTSSEVTRPRPTAPPVYRDGPSKMSEVDARSWSIDDVLDAVFFAIAAVATLWLAWLLIGSGWHLDPVLVVNSLLFWAVLAYLALPRLHQVLTWLYVPDYFIGRTRTPDGLLGDPVNLAVKGDEEDIHEAMIAAGWVRADPITLRTSWRIIVSSLLRRSYPAAPVSSLMLFGRKQSFAYQKEVEGNPAQRHHIRFWYCPPGWSLPGGGHVDWLAAATYDRAVGLSALTLQVTHKIDADIDIERNYVVDDVRWANEAADLEIWPDFFASYHDKNGGGDRVVTDGALHVLDLNEVVPGSDAGLSLRQARLADHQARRRRPSQLVIALALIGLAMTVEILRVARIDITQVLEAAPFPEEDPGAVTAVVALIATVSAGLMLLTAALGVAAWRGHPRSRIALMATLVLGVATDMVQVSSLGVRQATLGLVVTSALQVLALLALSARQVREWEHARKEERLADRANARGDRAAVRLGS; encoded by the coding sequence ATGACGTCATCCGAGGTGACTCGCCCCCGTCCGACGGCGCCGCCCGTCTACCGGGACGGCCCGTCCAAGATGTCGGAGGTCGATGCCCGCTCCTGGAGCATCGATGACGTCCTGGACGCCGTCTTCTTCGCCATCGCCGCCGTCGCCACGCTGTGGCTGGCCTGGTTGCTCATCGGCTCAGGCTGGCACCTCGATCCGGTCCTCGTGGTCAACTCCCTGCTGTTCTGGGCGGTCCTGGCCTACCTCGCCCTGCCACGCCTCCACCAGGTCCTCACCTGGCTCTACGTCCCCGACTACTTCATCGGCCGCACCCGCACCCCCGACGGGCTCCTGGGCGACCCCGTCAACCTCGCCGTCAAGGGCGACGAGGAGGACATTCACGAGGCGATGATCGCGGCCGGCTGGGTGCGCGCCGACCCCATCACCCTGCGCACCTCCTGGCGCATCATCGTCTCCTCGCTGCTGCGCCGCTCCTACCCGGCCGCCCCGGTCTCCAGCCTCATGCTCTTCGGGCGCAAGCAGAGCTTTGCCTACCAGAAGGAGGTCGAGGGCAACCCCGCCCAGCGCCACCACATCCGCTTCTGGTACTGCCCGCCGGGCTGGTCGCTGCCCGGCGGCGGACACGTGGACTGGCTGGCCGCCGCCACCTACGACCGCGCCGTCGGCCTGAGCGCCCTCACCCTCCAGGTCACCCACAAGATCGACGCCGATATCGACATCGAGCGCAACTACGTCGTCGACGACGTCCGCTGGGCCAACGAGGCCGCCGACCTGGAGATCTGGCCGGACTTCTTCGCCTCCTACCACGACAAGAACGGGGGAGGGGACCGGGTGGTCACCGACGGCGCCCTTCACGTGCTCGACCTTAACGAGGTGGTTCCCGGATCCGACGCCGGGCTCTCCCTGCGGCAGGCCCGCCTGGCCGACCACCAGGCCCGCCGCCGTCGCCCCAGCCAGCTCGTCATCGCCCTGGCGCTCATCGGGCTCGCGATGACGGTCGAGATCCTGCGCGTGGCCCGCATCGACATCACCCAGGTGCTGGAGGCCGCTCCGTTCCCGGAGGAGGACCCGGGGGCGGTTACCGCCGTCGTCGCTCTCATCGCCACGGTCTCTGCCGGCCTGATGCTCCTCACCGCCGCCCTGGGGGTCGCAGCCTGGCGCGGGCACCCGCGCAGCCGCATCGCCCTCATGGCGACCCTCGTCCTGGGTGTCGCCACTGACATGGTTCAGGTCTCCAGCCTCGGGGTTCGGCAGGCGACTCTCGGCCTGGTCGTCACCAGCGCGCTCCAGGTCCTGGCCCTGCTGGCGCTCTCGGCCCGGCAGGTCCGCGAGTGGGAGCACGCCCGCAAGGAGGAGCGGCTTGCCGACCGTGCGAACGCACGGGGCGACCGGGCGGCAGTTAGGCTGGGCTCATGA
- the nrdF gene encoding class 1b ribonucleoside-diphosphate reductase subunit beta, translating into MHEPIKLVDRVQAINWNRLTDDKDLEVWDRLTGNFWLPEKVPLSNDVQSWATLNEAEKNMTTRVFTGLTLLDTIQGTVGAVSLIPDARTPHEEAVLTNIAFMESVHARSYSSIFSTLISTAEIDEAFRWSEENANLQRKARIILDYYRGDDPEKRKVASTMLESFLFYSGFYAPMYWSSHAKLTNTADLIRLIIRDEAVHGYYIGYKYQLAVRESSPERQAELKDYTFELLMELYDNEEQYTEDLYDELGLTEDVKKFLRYNANKALMNLGYEALFPADAVDVNPAILASLSPNADENHDFFSGSGSSYVMGTAEATQDEDWDF; encoded by the coding sequence ATGCACGAGCCCATCAAGCTGGTCGACCGCGTCCAGGCCATCAACTGGAATCGCCTGACCGACGACAAGGACCTCGAGGTCTGGGACCGCCTCACCGGCAACTTCTGGCTGCCCGAGAAGGTGCCGCTGTCCAACGACGTGCAGTCCTGGGCCACCCTTAACGAGGCCGAGAAGAACATGACCACCCGCGTCTTCACCGGCCTGACCCTCCTGGATACGATCCAGGGCACGGTCGGCGCGGTCTCCCTCATCCCGGACGCCCGCACCCCTCACGAGGAGGCGGTGCTCACCAACATCGCCTTCATGGAGTCGGTCCACGCCCGCTCCTACTCCTCGATCTTCTCCACCCTCATCTCGACGGCGGAGATCGACGAGGCCTTCCGCTGGAGCGAGGAGAACGCGAACCTCCAGCGCAAGGCCCGCATCATCCTGGACTACTACCGCGGCGACGACCCCGAGAAGCGCAAGGTCGCCTCCACCATGCTGGAGTCCTTCCTCTTCTACTCCGGCTTCTACGCCCCCATGTACTGGTCCAGCCACGCCAAGCTGACCAACACCGCTGACCTCATCCGCCTCATCATCCGTGACGAGGCCGTCCACGGCTACTACATCGGCTACAAGTACCAGCTGGCCGTGCGCGAGTCCTCGCCCGAGCGTCAGGCCGAGCTCAAGGACTACACCTTCGAGCTGCTCATGGAGCTCTACGACAACGAGGAGCAGTACACCGAGGACCTCTACGACGAGCTCGGCCTGACCGAGGACGTCAAGAAGTTCCTGCGCTACAACGCCAACAAGGCCCTCATGAACCTGGGCTACGAGGCGCTGTTCCCGGCCGACGCCGTCGACGTCAACCCGGCGATCCTCGCCTCCCTGTCCCCCAACGCCGACGAGAACCACGACTTCTTCTCCGGCTCGGGTTCCTCCTACGTCATGGGCACGGCCGAGGCCACCCAGGACGAGGACTGGGACTTCTGA
- a CDS encoding helix-turn-helix domain-containing protein, with protein sequence MTSIQVSLQERGFDELVEHSARLAQADDEMRWALIQARKEAGLSQRDVAEMMGVKQPTVAAFESQDNDPRLSTLRRYALAVGASVEHRVTTWGRTTFESESWTPIQTLGGGWPMAVEASAGDPRLIQAGRTVPLVDDFSVAA encoded by the coding sequence ATGACTTCGATTCAGGTATCCCTCCAGGAGCGGGGCTTCGATGAGCTGGTTGAGCACTCGGCGCGACTCGCTCAGGCCGATGACGAGATGCGATGGGCCCTCATCCAGGCTCGCAAGGAGGCCGGTCTCTCGCAGCGCGACGTTGCCGAGATGATGGGCGTCAAGCAGCCGACGGTTGCCGCCTTCGAGAGTCAAGATAACGATCCTCGGCTCTCCACCCTGCGTCGCTACGCGCTTGCTGTTGGAGCGAGCGTGGAGCATCGTGTCACAACCTGGGGTCGTACGACCTTCGAGTCGGAGAGCTGGACGCCCATTCAGACACTTGGTGGAGGGTGGCCTATGGCGGTAGAGGCGAGCGCTGGCGATCCGCGTCTGATCCAAGCCGGGCGTACAGTTCCGCTTGTCGACGACTTTTCTGTGGCTGCATGA
- a CDS encoding bile acid:sodium symporter family protein — protein MTPPTNTDAVTDAAAEKRQDRSARIAVTVFPLIMFGAFLAAFFSPSTFVPLAGYMTPLLAVTMLGMGMTLSIPDFTMIARHPKPVILGVLSQYAVMPLVGWSVANLLPLSPELKVGIILIGCVPGGTTSNVVSYLAKGNTALSVSMTAFSTMLAPIVTPLLTLWLAGTYMQVPAGSMALSIVQIVLLPVGAGLACNVFFHRQVARIQPAMPWVSVVAIAAVVAAVASKSQPLIATAGPLMFAAIALENATGYALGYAVARAFGVSRADRRTIGIEVGLQNAGLGSTLALQYLSAAVAAPCAVATFWHTITGSLLAMYWRLRGFPAGEDPHATVRELRRRAKESSAAR, from the coding sequence ATGACACCCCCGACAAACACTGACGCAGTCACCGATGCAGCCGCCGAGAAGAGACAGGACCGCAGCGCCCGCATTGCGGTGACGGTCTTCCCGCTCATCATGTTCGGCGCCTTCCTCGCCGCCTTCTTCTCACCCTCCACCTTCGTGCCGCTGGCCGGCTACATGACGCCGTTGCTGGCCGTCACGATGCTTGGAATGGGGATGACCCTGTCCATCCCGGACTTCACGATGATCGCTCGTCACCCGAAGCCGGTCATTCTGGGTGTGCTCAGCCAGTACGCGGTCATGCCGCTGGTGGGTTGGAGTGTGGCGAACCTGCTGCCGCTGTCCCCCGAGCTCAAGGTGGGCATCATCCTCATCGGCTGCGTGCCCGGAGGGACGACGTCGAACGTGGTGAGCTACCTGGCCAAGGGCAACACGGCGCTTTCGGTGTCGATGACCGCCTTTTCCACGATGCTTGCCCCGATCGTCACCCCGTTGCTGACCCTGTGGCTGGCCGGGACCTACATGCAGGTACCGGCCGGGTCGATGGCGCTGTCGATTGTGCAGATCGTGCTGCTGCCGGTGGGCGCGGGTCTGGCCTGCAACGTCTTCTTCCACCGGCAGGTGGCACGGATCCAGCCGGCGATGCCGTGGGTCTCGGTCGTGGCGATCGCCGCGGTGGTGGCGGCCGTGGCCTCCAAGAGCCAGCCGCTCATCGCCACCGCGGGGCCGCTCATGTTCGCCGCGATCGCCTTGGAGAATGCGACCGGCTACGCCCTGGGTTACGCCGTGGCGCGGGCCTTCGGCGTCTCGCGGGCCGACCGACGCACGATCGGTATCGAGGTGGGCCTGCAGAACGCGGGGCTCGGTTCGACGCTTGCCCTGCAGTACCTGAGCGCGGCGGTGGCCGCACCCTGCGCGGTGGCGACCTTCTGGCACACGATCACCGGTTCCCTGCTGGCCATGTATTGGCGCCTGCGCGGGTTCCCGGCCGGAGAGGATCCGCATGCCACCGTGCGCGAACTGCGCCGTCGTGCCAAGGAGTCCTCGGCTGCGAGGTGA